One part of the Laspinema palackyanum D2c genome encodes these proteins:
- a CDS encoding adenylate/guanylate cyclase domain-containing protein codes for MNPFFKKFLVVHGIEYLILDSALTIRKTSKGVDRFSDSPGPIQVNDEVGLAFPELIGVEDLLQEVLEGRQISFDLKSLSRFTEAGTPVYFDMYVVQQEESQGQQLIVFLEDVTDRMSLEQRLVQATNETNLLLAALFESKRYIEQILSSMAEALIVTSETGLIKKVNQSTLDLFEYSEAELLGKEISQIVGEHQDLVKDFFLSQMEREEPGLSPLEIVCHTKTRKKVYVGFSCALIDVSAADIPDLVYIGRDITDRKRKQQRNLAQSATIRILSESANLVEAAPKLLPALCDSLEWDVGEIWQVQTRDGGGDYPLSKRSRESEPQPNCLTCLQLWHSRTREWEALRQSRKTQLAEGEGLPGRVWATHQPVCTADLPREAMEWPGTQYLVQAGLNSGFAFPIFGDASETQSRVEQSSELLGVIGFYSRDIQTIDEDLMATCSAIASQIGQFIKRKQAEVALQESEERYRDLFENASDLIQSVSIEGRFLYVNRAWKETLGYSEADLDRMTVFELLHPQSKSQYQDCFERIFAGENLDEITAEFVTKSGQKIFLQGSMNCKYLENNPVAIRGIFRNITERIKVEKALQKQQKKTENLLLNILPEPIVDRLKLEPNSIAETYANVTVLFADLVGFTEIASALSALEVVELLNLVFSAFDRLTELHQLEKIKTIGDAYMVVAGLPTEREDHAEAIADMALDMQTALSQFNQQNQQSFSIRIGIHSGPVVAGVIGIKKFIYDLWGDTVNIASRMESHSLPGRIQVSETTYYLLREHYELEKRGMIPVKGKGEMNTYFLIGSKSKF; via the coding sequence ATGAACCCCTTCTTTAAAAAATTTTTAGTTGTCCACGGCATTGAGTACCTGATCCTTGATTCAGCCTTAACCATCCGTAAAACCTCCAAGGGAGTGGACCGATTTTCTGATTCTCCCGGTCCCATTCAGGTCAATGACGAGGTGGGCCTTGCCTTTCCGGAATTGATTGGAGTAGAGGACCTCTTACAGGAGGTGTTAGAAGGGCGGCAGATCAGCTTTGATTTAAAGTCCTTGAGTCGGTTTACCGAAGCGGGGACGCCGGTTTATTTTGATATGTATGTTGTTCAGCAAGAAGAGAGCCAGGGACAACAACTCATTGTTTTTTTAGAAGATGTCACCGATCGCATGAGCTTGGAACAGCGATTAGTCCAAGCCACCAATGAAACCAATCTTCTGCTCGCGGCTCTCTTTGAATCCAAACGCTATATCGAGCAAATTCTCTCCTCGATGGCTGAGGCATTAATCGTCACCAGTGAAACAGGTTTAATCAAAAAAGTCAATCAAAGCACCCTGGACTTATTTGAGTATTCTGAAGCGGAATTACTCGGAAAAGAGATTTCCCAAATTGTGGGAGAGCATCAGGATTTGGTTAAAGATTTTTTCCTGTCCCAGATGGAGCGAGAGGAACCCGGATTATCCCCGTTAGAAATTGTTTGCCACACCAAAACACGCAAAAAAGTATATGTGGGATTTTCCTGTGCCTTGATTGATGTTTCCGCAGCAGATATTCCCGATTTGGTCTATATCGGTCGGGATATCACCGATCGCAAGCGCAAACAACAACGGAATTTAGCACAATCCGCGACGATTCGGATTTTATCGGAATCAGCAAATCTGGTAGAGGCAGCACCAAAACTGTTGCCTGCCTTATGTGACAGTTTAGAGTGGGATGTCGGCGAAATTTGGCAGGTGCAAACGCGGGATGGAGGCGGGGACTATCCACTCTCTAAGCGGTCCAGGGAGTCAGAACCCCAACCAAATTGTCTCACTTGTCTGCAACTTTGGCATAGCCGGACCCGGGAATGGGAAGCCTTGCGACAGAGCAGAAAGACGCAGTTAGCTGAGGGGGAAGGATTACCGGGTCGTGTGTGGGCGACTCATCAGCCAGTCTGTACAGCGGATCTCCCTAGGGAAGCGATGGAGTGGCCCGGAACCCAATACTTAGTGCAAGCGGGTTTGAATAGTGGATTTGCCTTCCCGATTTTTGGTGACGCTTCGGAAACTCAGTCCCGGGTGGAGCAATCCTCGGAATTGCTCGGGGTGATCGGGTTCTATAGCCGCGATATCCAGACGATTGACGAAGATTTGATGGCAACTTGTAGTGCGATCGCCAGCCAGATTGGTCAATTTATTAAACGCAAACAAGCCGAAGTTGCCCTCCAAGAAAGCGAAGAACGCTATCGCGATTTATTTGAAAATGCCAGCGATTTGATTCAGAGTGTTTCTATAGAAGGTCGTTTTTTGTATGTCAATCGCGCCTGGAAAGAAACCCTGGGATACAGTGAAGCAGACCTGGACCGGATGACGGTATTTGAACTTCTGCATCCCCAAAGCAAATCCCAGTATCAAGACTGCTTTGAACGCATCTTTGCCGGGGAAAACCTTGATGAAATAACCGCAGAATTTGTGACTAAATCCGGCCAGAAAATCTTCTTGCAAGGCAGTATGAATTGTAAGTATTTAGAAAATAATCCCGTGGCCATTCGGGGAATTTTCAGAAACATCACCGAACGAATTAAGGTGGAAAAAGCCCTGCAAAAGCAACAAAAGAAAACCGAAAATTTGCTGTTGAATATTTTGCCGGAACCCATCGTCGATCGCCTCAAATTGGAACCCAACAGTATCGCGGAAACTTATGCGAATGTCACGGTTTTATTTGCGGATTTGGTGGGATTTACCGAAATTGCTTCGGCACTTTCGGCCCTGGAAGTGGTGGAGTTGCTGAATTTAGTTTTTTCCGCCTTCGATCGCCTCACGGAATTGCATCAACTGGAAAAAATTAAAACCATTGGGGATGCCTATATGGTAGTCGCAGGATTGCCCACAGAACGGGAAGACCATGCCGAAGCAATCGCGGATATGGCCCTGGATATGCAAACCGCCTTGAGCCAATTTAATCAACAAAACCAGCAGTCCTTTAGCATTCGGATTGGTATTCATAGCGGCCCAGTGGTAGCCGGG